GCGCTGGGTTTTGAGCACATCGAGCTCGACGTGCTGTCCTTCGGTGAAAGCCCCGGCAAAGGCCGCAATGAATGAATCGTTCGTTGAGGCTGCCGCCGGGTCACGCAGGCAGAACAGGGCGCGCTCCCAGCCCAGATCGCAGGCGACTTCACACATCCAGCGCAGAATTTCGGAAACGCTCAGATAACCTTCCAGACCGAGATGGTGCTTGACCTGATTGGCCACCTCGACGATGCGGCGCAGGCGGCGGGATTCCTGTAGCAGACGCTGGCGCATCTGGGTGTTGCTGATGGCAATGGCCACCTGTTCGGCAAGGGGTGTCACCAGCCGGAGGGTGTCGTCGCTGTAGGCGTTGACTGTCCGGCTCGTGAAGTTGAGTGTGCCGATGACGTTGCCCTCGATAATCAAGGGATGACACAGCGTTGAGCAGTAGCCCTGGGCTGTCCAGTCCTGGTAGGTCACAAAGCGCATTTCCTGCCGGATGTCCGGCGTGACAATCGGCTGCCCATGTCTGACGACCCAGGCGGTCACGGTATTGTCTCCCGGCACAACGCGGCCCGCCTGTACCGAACTCGTACCATCGTCGTGTAGGGCGTAAATTTCGACTTCATTGGTGTCAGGACGAAAGAGCGTGATGCTCAGGCGGTCAAAGGACAACAACTTGCCGGCTTCACGGGCAACCGTCTCAAAGATAGCCGTCATGGTGTGACCGGCGTGGATCGAACGGCTGATGTTGAGCACGGCCAGCGCCGGGTGGTAGTGGGGCTGGGAAACGGCTGCCGGCGAGACGACCACGGCCACGAGCTTTGCCTGCTGCCACGTTACCGGATAAGCCGTTGCCACGAGATCGTCCGCGAGGTACACCGACCCGGGGAGCACCTCCTGCCCCTGCGCCACAGCCCGTAAAAGCGCCTGCAGGGCCGGTGGCAGGGATGGAGAGGACAACGACGCTGACAAATCGAAATCCGTCTGCTCCTCAGCAACCGTGTGATCTGTGCTCTGAAGGGGATCGGAGGAAACCGCTGCGTGGCACAGCCGCCCCTCAAGGTCGAAAAGATAGTGTCCGGGTTTGAACGGACCAGTCTCCATCATATCGGCCACAGTAAAACGCTCCTTGGCGGAGTCATCAAGGTCTTGGGGAAACGTTGCTACAGCAAGTCATTGTCCGGTTTTTTATTGTTATCCTGTGGCGTCAGGCAACCTTTTCTCCGTAAGTTGCCGGCAGTAAACGTAAAGACGGCACGGCACGGGCATCACTCCGGGGAGGGTTTGGGAGATGGAGGCATCACATCGGCCGCGCAGCGAAACCCCAGGGTGAAGGCGATCGTGCCGGGAGGGAGTCCGTAGCGGCGTGTGAGCTGAAGGTAGTCCTCGCGGTCATTCCACGAACCGCCACGCACGACCCGTCCGCGTCCAAAGTCCGGCCCGGGTGGATTGTGGGACGGGCCAAAGGCGTAGTAGTCGGCATCGAACCAGTCCTGACACCACTCGGCGGCATTGCCGGACAGGTCATAAAGCCCGAAAGGATTGGGAGCAAACGTGGCTACCGGTGTGGTCTGGATGCCACGTAATGGCATGCGTTTCGGGTTGACGGCGATGTGGCCAAAGTTGGCCGCGCTGGCAGCCGACACACCCGCACCCGCTGTGCCGTACTGCGCCGTAGGG
This window of the Chloracidobacterium sp. N genome carries:
- a CDS encoding SUMF1/EgtB/PvdO family nonheme iron enzyme — its product is MRNIFGFWLLVSSFWLTACQVRPAEPPYQVQLPPPGMVLVPGGAFVRSDDAGRGHLTVVAPFFLDRTEVTNAEFRRFVMATGYQSEGRWALYATPGREQHPVVAVTWNDAAAYARWAGKRLPTEAEWEFAARAGRPTAQYGTAGAGVSAASAANFGHIAVNPKRMPLRGIQTTPVATFAPNPFGLYDLSGNAAEWCQDWFDADYYAFGPSHNPPGPDFGRGRVVRGGSWNDREDYLQLTRRYGLPPGTIAFTLGFRCAADVMPPSPKPSPE